A genomic window from Cyanobacteria bacterium FACHB-DQ100 includes:
- a CDS encoding response regulator, protein MTRILLVEDNEVNREMLSRRLIRRGFELAIAINGVEAIDQAKTYLPDIILMDMSLPLLDGWEATQQLKAIPETQRIPVIALTAHAMADDREKCLAAGCDEYDIKPIDLPRLLSKIEMLLARSVK, encoded by the coding sequence ATGACAAGAATTTTGCTAGTAGAAGATAACGAAGTCAATCGCGAGATGCTATCGCGCAGATTAATACGACGGGGTTTTGAACTTGCGATCGCAATCAATGGCGTTGAAGCAATTGATCAAGCAAAAACATACCTGCCGGACATTATTCTCATGGACATGAGCTTACCGCTTCTCGATGGTTGGGAAGCCACTCAGCAACTCAAAGCAATCCCCGAAACCCAGCGAATTCCGGTAATTGCGCTTACCGCACATGCAATGGCAGACGATCGCGAAAAGTGCCTTGCAGCAGGATGCGATGAATACGACATCAAACCGATCGACCTACCGCGCCTATTAAGCAAGATTGAGATGTTGTTAGCGCGATCGGTAAAGTAG